One window from the genome of Terriglobales bacterium encodes:
- a CDS encoding glycosyltransferase has product MNGKLRIGIFAHSLVSDWNHGNAHFLRGLSRALVRLGHRVRSFEELGAWSLANLIRHEGETAIEAVDDFRRIYPELDIHFYRNDTTLGGYLEEELKDVDLVLIHEWNEPSVANKVLALKEKYGFRALFHDTHHRAYTRPGEILRFHLHKVDGVLAFGEAIRRIYAEGFGVTRVWTFHEAADTDVFAPQLAKRDIDVLWIGNWGDDERTRELTEFFLGPASTLQGRRIVAYGVRYPESVLEHLRQSGVEYRGYLPNLKAPAAYSKSALTLHIPRRQYANGLSGIPTIRVFEALACGTPLLCSPWADTENMFRPGQDFLCVPDGRRMCAAIQDLLKDAGARDQLGANGRDTVQKRHTCTHRAEQLIGIYEESLR; this is encoded by the coding sequence TTGAATGGCAAGCTGCGAATTGGGATCTTCGCGCATTCGCTCGTATCTGACTGGAACCATGGCAACGCGCATTTCCTCCGTGGTTTATCGCGAGCATTGGTGCGTCTTGGTCATCGGGTTCGCTCATTTGAAGAGCTTGGAGCATGGTCACTTGCCAATCTGATCCGCCATGAGGGTGAAACAGCGATTGAGGCGGTCGACGATTTCCGACGGATCTATCCAGAACTCGACATCCACTTCTATAGAAACGACACGACACTGGGTGGCTATCTGGAAGAGGAGCTCAAGGACGTGGATCTGGTTCTCATCCACGAGTGGAACGAGCCCTCCGTTGCGAATAAGGTTCTTGCGCTCAAGGAGAAGTACGGGTTCAGAGCTCTGTTTCACGACACACATCACCGTGCGTACACGCGTCCCGGAGAGATCTTGAGATTCCACTTGCACAAGGTCGATGGCGTACTGGCTTTCGGCGAAGCGATTCGGCGCATCTACGCCGAAGGCTTTGGTGTAACGCGTGTGTGGACGTTTCACGAAGCTGCAGACACCGATGTGTTTGCCCCGCAACTCGCCAAGCGAGATATCGATGTCCTGTGGATTGGGAATTGGGGTGACGATGAGCGCACCCGAGAGCTAACCGAATTTTTCTTGGGACCGGCCAGCACATTGCAGGGGCGACGTATTGTGGCATATGGAGTCCGTTATCCGGAAAGCGTTCTCGAACATTTGCGCCAGTCTGGAGTCGAATATCGCGGATACCTGCCAAATCTAAAGGCTCCGGCGGCCTATAGTAAGAGCGCTCTTACACTGCACATTCCCCGACGTCAATACGCGAATGGCCTGAGCGGGATTCCGACGATCCGCGTCTTTGAGGCACTTGCCTGTGGCACCCCGCTGCTTTGTTCCCCATGGGCAGACACTGAGAACATGTTTCGGCCCGGACAGGATTTCCTGTGCGTGCCTGATGGTCGAAGGATGTGCGCGGCGATCCAGGACCTTCTCAAAGATGCTGGCGCCCGTGATCAGCTCGGGGCAAATGGGCGTGACACGGTTCAGAAGCGCCATACCTGTACGCATCGCGCCGAGCAGTTGATCGGTATCTACGAGGAGAGTCTGCGGTGA
- a CDS encoding glycosyltransferase: MKIFVFGSSITSSYWNGAATYYRGIYSNLARLGHEITFAEPDAYDRQQHRDSGDYSYVESVVYSSPSDLPQLFRQAAQADLIVKHSGVGADDAELELAVVRTIESHAIRVFWDVDAPATLARVEHDRSDPFRSLIPEYDLILTYGGGPPVVDHYCRLGARDCFPIYNGLDPEAHFPVAKDHCVECDLVLVANRLPDRERRVADFFIGAAELAPDLHFILGGEGWEGKRLPRNIRWIGHVGTADHNRVNCSARVVLNLNRDSMASVGFSPPTRIFEAAGAGACLITDAWTGIEMFFEPGEEILLASSAGEIVTLLRDTGSQRAGQIGSAMRQRALHGHTYAQRAAQVSELLVRVGNQQSAVA, from the coding sequence GTGAAGATCTTCGTCTTCGGTTCCAGCATCACGTCTTCGTACTGGAACGGAGCCGCGACCTACTACCGCGGAATTTATAGCAATCTTGCCCGCCTCGGACACGAGATCACCTTTGCTGAGCCGGATGCGTACGACCGGCAGCAGCACCGCGATTCTGGCGACTACAGTTATGTTGAAAGCGTTGTCTATTCGAGCCCGTCAGATCTTCCCCAGCTATTCAGACAAGCTGCCCAGGCGGATCTCATCGTCAAGCACAGCGGCGTGGGTGCTGACGATGCTGAGCTTGAGCTTGCAGTAGTTCGAACAATCGAGAGCCACGCGATCCGCGTCTTCTGGGACGTCGATGCCCCCGCTACACTGGCGCGTGTTGAGCATGATCGAAGCGATCCATTTCGGTCGCTGATTCCTGAGTACGACCTCATCCTTACATACGGGGGAGGGCCACCCGTCGTCGACCATTACTGCCGATTAGGGGCTCGTGATTGTTTTCCCATCTATAACGGCCTCGATCCGGAGGCTCACTTTCCGGTAGCAAAAGACCATTGCGTGGAATGCGATCTTGTCCTTGTTGCCAATCGTCTTCCAGACCGGGAACGCCGAGTGGCCGACTTCTTTATTGGGGCAGCCGAACTCGCTCCAGATCTACATTTCATTTTGGGGGGCGAAGGTTGGGAAGGGAAACGTCTGCCTCGAAACATTCGCTGGATTGGACACGTCGGCACTGCGGATCACAACCGCGTAAATTGCTCGGCGCGCGTGGTTCTAAATCTAAATCGCGATTCCATGGCCAGCGTTGGTTTCTCTCCTCCGACGCGAATCTTCGAAGCCGCTGGGGCAGGGGCGTGTCTTATCACGGACGCATGGACGGGAATTGAAATGTTCTTCGAACCCGGCGAGGAAATCTTGTTGGCATCGTCGGCTGGTGAAATCGTAACTTTGCTCCGAGACACCGGCAGCCAGCGGGCCGGGCAAATTGGAAGCGCCATGCGCCAGCGCGCTTTGCATGGCCACACCTATGCGCAACGTGCGGCGCAGGTATCGGAACTGCTGGTTCGAGTCGGAAACCAGCAGAGTGCCGTAGCATAG
- a CDS encoding glycosyltransferase, with the protein MKIVVFGLSITSAWGNGHATTFRALLKALHNRKHEIVFFERETDWYSDNRDLPDPRYCKLVLYGLWSEALPRARKELDSADVGMVGSYFPDGITAVDELLNSRATVKTFYDIDTPITIAALREKGKAEYLKAEQVPGLDVYFSFTGGPLLREIEDRFGAKLGFPLYCSVDPAEYCRFATNKRFACDLSYMGTYAPDRQAKLEDLLVGAAVMLPKKTFIVAGSQYPKRIRWPKNIRRISHLNPKWHALFYSSSRLTLNVTRREMVIAGYSPSVRLFEAAACGAPIVSDDWSGLDSFFRAGREILLPVDAQDIVQYLSLPESQLRTIGEAAQTRVLSEHTSEIRAKQFEDAISVAKQGREKPISAIQLDEVAALPVS; encoded by the coding sequence ATGAAAATCGTCGTTTTTGGTTTGTCGATTACCTCCGCCTGGGGCAATGGTCACGCAACTACTTTCCGCGCCCTTCTTAAGGCCCTTCACAACCGCAAACACGAAATCGTGTTCTTCGAAAGAGAAACTGACTGGTACTCCGATAATCGCGATCTTCCCGATCCTCGTTACTGCAAATTGGTGCTTTACGGGCTCTGGTCAGAGGCTCTCCCTAGAGCGCGAAAAGAGCTCGACAGTGCCGATGTGGGCATGGTTGGCTCATACTTTCCCGACGGAATCACAGCCGTGGACGAATTACTGAACAGCAGGGCGACAGTAAAAACGTTCTATGACATCGATACACCGATCACAATCGCAGCGCTGCGCGAGAAGGGGAAAGCCGAATATTTGAAGGCGGAGCAGGTGCCAGGACTCGATGTGTACTTCAGTTTCACGGGTGGACCCTTGCTTCGGGAAATCGAAGATCGGTTTGGAGCAAAACTCGGGTTCCCTTTGTACTGCTCAGTCGACCCGGCCGAGTACTGTCGCTTCGCAACGAACAAACGCTTCGCCTGCGATCTCAGCTATATGGGGACTTACGCCCCGGACCGTCAAGCCAAACTTGAAGACTTGCTGGTAGGTGCCGCCGTGATGTTGCCGAAGAAAACTTTTATAGTGGCTGGGTCACAATATCCGAAGAGGATTCGCTGGCCAAAGAACATTCGAAGGATCAGCCATCTGAATCCAAAATGGCATGCTCTTTTCTATTCATCTTCGCGACTGACTTTGAACGTCACTCGCCGCGAGATGGTAATTGCGGGCTATTCGCCTTCTGTGCGATTGTTCGAAGCTGCAGCTTGTGGAGCGCCGATCGTCTCTGATGATTGGTCGGGCCTCGATTCGTTCTTTCGCGCAGGACGTGAGATTCTACTGCCTGTCGATGCACAAGATATCGTTCAATATCTCTCCTTGCCGGAATCGCAACTCCGGACTATTGGTGAGGCAGCTCAGACTCGGGTCCTTTCCGAGCACACTAGCGAGATCCGCGCAAAACAATTTGAAGACGCGATTTCAGTTGCAAAACAGGGCCGTGAAAAGCCTATTTCTGCCATTCAGCTGGATGAGGTCGCCGCTCTACCGGTTTCTTAG
- a CDS encoding glycosyltransferase family 4 protein: protein MRIALIAPPFIPVPPVKYGGTELFVGCLAEGLKQKGIDVVVYATGDSKVGTEVRSLYPQSEWPLQDEMFSNLKDVNHTFWAVSDAMHDCDIIHLNNAPGLSASSFVSTPFVCTIHHPRQTTLSDFYSFYPDVNYVTISDAQKSLEAMPKMTTIHHGISIPDYPFQREKRTYLSFIGRLAPVKGTHLAIAVAQKTGIPLKIAGEVQPIFRSYFEEQIKPHIDGKLIEYIGEADMQMKNELLSNSMAMLFPIQWNEPFGLVMIEAMACGTPVIALPGGSVQEVVRDGISGYVCNSVDQMVERVRNLSISPTMIRRYAQENFSVDVMVKNYISLYESLIGDEGALAEDETVSLSLEPGAAA from the coding sequence ATGAGAATCGCCCTGATCGCTCCCCCTTTCATCCCAGTTCCCCCCGTAAAGTACGGAGGGACGGAGCTTTTTGTGGGCTGCCTCGCCGAGGGCCTGAAACAAAAGGGAATTGACGTTGTTGTGTACGCGACAGGCGATTCCAAAGTTGGCACCGAGGTCCGCTCGCTTTATCCGCAATCAGAGTGGCCGCTGCAGGACGAGATGTTTTCGAACTTGAAGGACGTTAACCACACCTTCTGGGCGGTGTCAGACGCGATGCACGACTGCGACATCATCCACTTGAACAACGCTCCCGGCCTCTCCGCCTCCAGCTTCGTGAGCACTCCGTTTGTTTGCACCATCCACCACCCACGCCAGACGACTTTGAGCGATTTTTATTCTTTTTACCCTGACGTTAACTACGTCACCATTAGCGACGCTCAGAAGTCGCTCGAAGCGATGCCAAAGATGACGACGATACATCATGGCATCTCGATTCCGGACTATCCCTTTCAGCGAGAGAAGCGGACGTATCTAAGCTTCATCGGCCGGCTCGCGCCGGTAAAGGGGACGCACCTCGCAATCGCTGTGGCACAAAAGACCGGAATTCCGCTTAAAATCGCCGGAGAGGTACAGCCGATCTTTAGGAGTTATTTTGAAGAACAGATCAAGCCACATATCGATGGCAAGCTGATTGAATACATCGGCGAGGCCGACATGCAGATGAAGAACGAACTCCTCTCCAATTCGATGGCGATGCTCTTTCCCATTCAGTGGAACGAGCCCTTCGGATTGGTGATGATCGAGGCCATGGCTTGTGGTACGCCAGTGATAGCTTTGCCCGGCGGCTCGGTGCAAGAGGTTGTTCGCGACGGCATCTCTGGGTACGTATGCAACAGCGTAGATCAGATGGTGGAGCGGGTTCGGAATCTGTCCATCTCGCCCACCATGATTCGTCGTTACGCACAAGAGAATTTCTCCGTGGACGTGATGGTGAAGAACTACATCAGCCTCTATGAATCATTGATCGGCGACGAGGGAGCACTTGCCGAGGACGAGACAGTTTCTCTGTCGCTGGAGCCCGGGGCAGCGGCATGA